Genomic segment of Cytobacillus suaedae:
AGCTATGGGTATAGTTGTTTTACTTATTTTGTCAAAACAGCCTAAACAGATCTTCAGAAAAGCTGGGACGGACCTTCTTCCCATACAAGTTACCCAAGAACAAATAGAAGTTTTAGAAAGTATAGATGTTTTCTTTTGTATTTTTTGGTTAGAATGAACTAGGGACATTTTTAATGTACACTATTATTAGGGAGTGAATGATATGGCTGTTGATGTGTATTTAACGTTTAATGGAAATTGTCGTGAAGCAGTTAACTTTTATGCGGAAGTATTTGGGGCGGAACAATCACAAATTATGACGTTTGGAGAGACACCTCCAAATCCAGAATACCCACTATCTGAAGAAGCGAAGAATTTGGTTATGCATGCTCGTCTTAATATCGAAGGCAGCAATGTAATGTTTTCAGATACGTTCCCTGGTTCACCGTATACGGTTGGAAACAACATAAGCCTAGCTTATCATTCTTTTGACGCGGACAAACTTCAATCTGTCTTTAATCGACTTCAAGAAGATGGAACGGTAGGCATGGAGCTTCAAGAAACCTTTTGGGCAAAGCTCTATGGGCAAGTTACCGATAAATTCGGCACAATCTGGCAGTTGAATCTTAATAACGAAGAAACAGCTTACTAATAGTTAAATTAAATAGGTTACTTTATTAACAATTACCCGTTCGGCTGGGAAGTAAATTATATCAAATTCATAATATTTAGAGGTCCAACTTGCTCTGCAATTTGTACCTCTATTTTTGTTGTTATAAAAGAGAAAAATTTTACCCGTAGAAATGTATTTTAAATTGCTAAAGGTGTAGTTTAAGTACATCTCTTCAGACACGTATTGATAAGTCTAAACTTAAAGCAGAAACCCAACAACAAATGGTTTGTAAATAACGGTCTTATTTTACAACAAGTTTGTATGTTGACAAATGATACTACTATGTATTACTATATACCATTAGTAAGTAATACTGAATATCAGTGTCACACAATACCGGAGTGCTGATTAAAATAGAATGAACTAAAAATGGGGGTGAATTTTTGGAAAATATCACGGAAATGCTTAAAGGGGTGCTTGAGGGGTGTGTGCTTGAAATCATCAGCCGTGGCGAAACTTATGGCTATGAAATCACGCAACAGCTTCGAGAACTTGGCTTCACTGACGTAGTAGAAGGAACTGTTTATACGATTACAATAAGGCTTGAGAAAAACAATCTAGTGGACATCGAAAAAAAGCCATCCACTATGGGGCCACCTAGAAAATTTTATACACTTAACCCAGCAGGTCAAAAGCAACTTGAAGTATTTTGGACAAAATGGGAATTCGTTTCTAGTAAGATAAACGAACTCAAAACTAAAGATATCAAAAGGAGAGAAGTATAATGAGTTTTTTAGAAAAAATCATTGGAAGTCTAGAAGATAAGCGAGAATGGAAGGCTATGGAGGCTCGTGCAAAAGCACTTCCAAGTGAGTACCTTAGTGCTTACAATGCTATCCAACAATACATGTGGACGACTAGTGGCCTTACTGACTGGAAGGAAACCAGCCGTATCTTTGGAGGTCTTATCGATCTTTTCGAGGAAGGTGCAGCCGATGGAAAGAAAGTCACTGATCTCACGGGTGAGGATGTGGCCGCTTTTTGCGACGAACTAGTAAAGGACACGAAAACTTGGAAAGACAAATATCGCGAGAAGTTGAACGATAAGATTGGGAAAGAGTAAATTCAATAGAGAATATCGACTGAATAGATGATGATTAATGCGAATGGCTAATTACCTGTTCAGTAATTTTTTTATATCAGTAGTAAGTAATACTGAATATCTGTAACACTAAATAGTTGAGTTATAAGAAAATTTCCTAGCTTCACAAGGCTCTTGACAGGATGATTATTTAACTTTGTTGAACGTGAGCAACTAGCTTACCTATAGGACAAAGCCTTATAATCTCAGGATTTCTCAAGCAGCCTTGTTTTTTTTTATAGAGGAAACATCTCTATTCCTATAAAATTGTAAGAAGAAACCAAACATATATTTGACCATGCCACTATATTATACTTTAAAATGTTAAGAGTATTTTCGAACCCTTCTATTAATAGTAATAAGGTTTTTTTAGATTGGATAAACAAGGTTGATTAGAGCTCTTTTTCTTTTTAACTATAATACTAATATTTGGATGGAATTAACAGGGAGTGAGTTTTAAAGAATTTATTTTTGTTTTAAATTCCTACTAAAATTATAAGGATTATTTATTCAAATAGAATCAATGTTTTCTCGAAAAAATAATTGGATTTTCTATACTTTTATTCATACTTGACTTATAGGAATTGTAGTATTATAGTTATTTTTACAATAAGTACATAAAGGGGGAATTTTCCAAATGAATACTGTTCTATTAGTAGTTAATATTGCAGTTATGATTTTATTAGTAGCAGCTCTATTCTTTATGCAAAAGAAACATGTATCATTTTCTAAACGTGTTTTTTCTGCATTAGGGATTGGGATTGTTTTTGGTTTTGCTTTACAACTTATTTATGGTGCAGGATCCGAAATTATAAAGGGATCTGTTGATTGGTTTAATATAGTTGGGGTAGGGTATGTTAAACTACTCCAAATGGTTGTTATGCCACTTGTATTCATTTCAATAATTGCCGCATTTACAAAAATGAAACTATCCAATAATATTGGAAAAATCAGTGGATTAATTATTAGTATTCTAGTAGGAACGACTGCGATTGCTGCCGCTGTTGCAATTGTGGTTACACTTGCATTTAATCTTGAAGCAGTTGAAATTCCACAGGGTGATGCGGAAGCTTCACGAGGTGAATACTTAGAACAAAGATTTACTGAAATTGAAAATCGGACGTTACCACAACAAGTATTAGATTTATTACCTGCAAATCCTTTCTTAGATTTTACAGGTGCAAGACCGACTTCAACAATTGCTGTAGTTATTTTTGCAGCATTTATTGGTTTGGCATTCTTAGGAGTTAGAAGAAAAAAGTCTGAGCATGCAGAGTTATTTGCTAAAATAGTAGATGCTTTCTATAGCATTATCATGCGAGTTGTAACTTTAATTCTAAGATTAACACCTTATGGTGTATTGGCGCTTATGACAAGAGTAACTGCTACAAGTGATTACACTGCGATTATGAAGCTAGGAAAATTCGTAGTAGCTTCCTATGTTGCTCTGGCTATTGTATTTATTATTCATTTATTACTAATTACACTATCTGGCTTAAATCCAGTGACATATGTAAAAAAAGCGATACCAGTTCTAACTTTTGCTTTTACATCGAGAACAAGTGCTGGAGCACTACCTTTGAATATTAAAACTCAAACAAAAGATTTAGGGGTTTCAGAGGGAATTGCTAACTTCGCAGGTTCATTTGGGCTATCAATTGGTCAAAATGGTTGTGCGGGTGTATATCCAGCGATGCTTGCAGTTATGATTGCTCCAACTGTAGGTATTAATCCCTTAAACCCTGGGTTTTTAGCAACACTAATTGTAATTGTTGCAATTAGCTCATTTGGTGTAGCGGGAGTTGGTGGGGGAGCAACCTTCGCAGCAATACTAGTTTTATCTGCAATGGATCTACCTGTTGCTCTAGCTGGACTATTAATCTCTGTTGAGCCACTGATTGATATGGGTCGTACAGCTGTTAATGTAAGCGGAAGTATGACAGCAGGAGTATTAACAAGTAGAGCTACAAATGAATTAGATACTTCAGTTTATTCAGAGACAACACAACAGCTTGAAGCATAAATAATGAGAATAAATGTATTTAGGGGTGTTCCTACTAGGGACACCCCTTTTTTCGAGAAAGATCTTCTCACTTGTTTATCAGTACAAGAGACTTACAAATGCTAGGCCGGATATCTATTAAAATGATACATAAAACAAAGGATGATTCCAGAAAAAACGGTACTCTCCCTAATCATTACTAAGTTCTACATCTCCACCCTCAGGAATATATAGTATACGAGAATAATAGGACTGGGGAGGTTGGGATTATGCAATATTATTATGGAAATCAGATGCCGCTGCGTGTTCTTGACGAGGCTGAGTTTTGGAAGCACCAAGAAGAGGAACATACTGTTGTTATTCGGGAGCTTGTAGGAAATCTTGAACAGAAGTATGTGGAAGCTTTAAAGGAATGGGAGAAAGCCTTTGCTACCACACATCAACAAGTGATAAGGTATGTTGAAACAGTCAATCGTTCACAAGGGCAAGTTTCTCAGGCACTTTACCAAGATATCCTGCAGCTTGTTACCTTTTGCCTGCAGCAGAGCCAACAATTTATTAATTTCTGCCGAATGCTGATAGAAGAAAGTGAACCAATCAGCACAAATCCAACAGCTAAAGTTGTTTTGCACCATATTATCGTAGAATCAGAATATTTTATCGGAGTTGCCCAAACGATTTTATATCAGAAGTAACAGGGGAGAACTTAATGCAGAGACCTTCCCATGATCGGAGCTCACTATTACTGGGCTCTTTTTTGTATTTAGATTTTCTTTATAAGAACACGAGTATTTCCTTTAGTTAGACGAAAAAAAGTGTACAAACTACGAATAAATCATATAGAAGCGCGAGTATTTCAAGAGTAAAGCGAGAATATAGCTCCAATTAACGAATAAGTCCTATATCAATAGATCGATCTTGATAAAAGATCCAAAAAAGTCCTCATATTAACCCACATTTGTACTTGTAACCTAATTAGTAACTTCAACTTGAAGGGTAATGTTCATCTCTTAACCAAAAATTAATAAAAAATATTCCAATATTTAGCTAAAAATAATGGAAGGCAGTTTTGGAAGAATTTATACTAGTTGGAGGATTAGTTATCAAACGCCCATAGTAACTGGTTAATATGAACTTTTAATCCTTCTTCTAATTCAGTTGCTTTTAACTTTCCACCTGTTGCTGTTTCAAAGAATGCAGCTTGTTCTGCACGATAGATATCAAGCTCTGCTAATGCTTGGTCTTTAGCAGTCTGATC
This window contains:
- a CDS encoding DUF1048 domain-containing protein yields the protein MSFLEKIIGSLEDKREWKAMEARAKALPSEYLSAYNAIQQYMWTTSGLTDWKETSRIFGGLIDLFEEGAADGKKVTDLTGEDVAAFCDELVKDTKTWKDKYREKLNDKIGKE
- a CDS encoding glyoxalase/bleomycin resistance/extradiol dioxygenase family protein, coding for MAVDVYLTFNGNCREAVNFYAEVFGAEQSQIMTFGETPPNPEYPLSEEAKNLVMHARLNIEGSNVMFSDTFPGSPYTVGNNISLAYHSFDADKLQSVFNRLQEDGTVGMELQETFWAKLYGQVTDKFGTIWQLNLNNEETAY
- a CDS encoding L-cystine transporter, with amino-acid sequence MNTVLLVVNIAVMILLVAALFFMQKKHVSFSKRVFSALGIGIVFGFALQLIYGAGSEIIKGSVDWFNIVGVGYVKLLQMVVMPLVFISIIAAFTKMKLSNNIGKISGLIISILVGTTAIAAAVAIVVTLAFNLEAVEIPQGDAEASRGEYLEQRFTEIENRTLPQQVLDLLPANPFLDFTGARPTSTIAVVIFAAFIGLAFLGVRRKKSEHAELFAKIVDAFYSIIMRVVTLILRLTPYGVLALMTRVTATSDYTAIMKLGKFVVASYVALAIVFIIHLLLITLSGLNPVTYVKKAIPVLTFAFTSRTSAGALPLNIKTQTKDLGVSEGIANFAGSFGLSIGQNGCAGVYPAMLAVMIAPTVGINPLNPGFLATLIVIVAISSFGVAGVGGGATFAAILVLSAMDLPVALAGLLISVEPLIDMGRTAVNVSGSMTAGVLTSRATNELDTSVYSETTQQLEA
- a CDS encoding PadR family transcriptional regulator, which gives rise to MENITEMLKGVLEGCVLEIISRGETYGYEITQQLRELGFTDVVEGTVYTITIRLEKNNLVDIEKKPSTMGPPRKFYTLNPAGQKQLEVFWTKWEFVSSKINELKTKDIKRREV
- a CDS encoding DUF2935 domain-containing protein is translated as MQYYYGNQMPLRVLDEAEFWKHQEEEHTVVIRELVGNLEQKYVEALKEWEKAFATTHQQVIRYVETVNRSQGQVSQALYQDILQLVTFCLQQSQQFINFCRMLIEESEPISTNPTAKVVLHHIIVESEYFIGVAQTILYQK